A window from Vulpes lagopus strain Blue_001 chromosome 23, ASM1834538v1, whole genome shotgun sequence encodes these proteins:
- the ZC3H12A gene encoding endoribonuclease ZC3H12A: MSLWELEERSCPGSPRPLQEPSAHDDATAAEMQMKVDFFRKLGYSSAEIHGALQKLGVQADTNTVLGELVKHGSAPERERQSSLDPCTQPPLVPRGGGTPKAPSLEPSPPEENKEGSDLRPVVIDGSNVAMSHGNKEVFSCRGILLAVNWFLERGHTDITVFVPSWRKEQPRPDVPITDQHILRELEKKKILVFTPSRRVGGKRVVCYDDRFIVKLAYESDGVVVSNDTYRDLQGERQEWKRFIEERLLMYSFVNDKFMPPDDPLGRHGPSLDNFLRKKPLTAEHRKQPCPYGRKCTYGIKCRFFHPERPSRPQRSVADELRANALLSPPRAPGKDKSGRRPAPSSQPGSVPTEPEPCGLDGTLGAQATPGPQREGPPAPLGPAGRSVPPGGGGPGGRTDWFPQTLDSVSYTSQECLDSGIGSLESQMSELWGVRGGGPAEPGPACGPYAGYSPYRAELPAPRGAFSAFGGPVGGGHFSVPADYAPPPATFPAREYWSEPYPLPPPTPVLPEPPGPAEGGPWGAPGSLAKERASVYTKLCGVFPPHLVEAVMGRFPRLLDPQRLAAEILSYQPQHPSQ, from the exons ATGAGTCTGTGGGAGCTTGAGGAGCGCAGCTGCCCAGGTTCCCCCAGGCCACTTCAGGAGCCCAGCGCCCACGACGACGCAACGGCTGCGGAGATGCAGATGAAGGTTGATTTCTTCCGCAAGCTGGGCTACTCGTCAGCTGAGATCCACGGTGCCCTGCAGAAACTGGGGGTGCAGGCCGACACCAACACAGTGCTGGGCGAGCTGGTCAAACATGGGTCAGCACCCGAGCGGGAGCGCCAGAGCTCCCTGGACCCCTGCACTCAGCCCCCCCTGgtcccccggggtgggggcaccCCCAAGGCTCCAAGCCTGGAGCCCTCACCCCCGGAGGAGAACAAGGAGGGCAGTGACCTGAGACCTGTGGTCATCGACGGGAGCAACGTGGCCATGAG CCACGGGAACAAGGAGGTGTTCTCCTGCCGCGGCATCCTCCTGGCAGTGAACTGGTTCCTGGAGCGGGGCCACACAGACATCACGGTGTTTGTGCCGTCCTGGAGGAAGGAGCAGCCTCGGCCCGATGTGCCCATCACAG ACCAGCACATCCTGCGGGAGCTGGAGAAGAAGAAGATCCTGGTGTTCACCCCGTCGCGGCGCGTGGGGGGCAAGCGCGTGGTGTGCTACGACGACCGCTTCATCGTGAAGCTGGCCTATGAGTCTGACGGGGTCGTGGTCTCCAATGACACCTACCGGGACCTCCAGGGTGAGCGGCAGGAGTGGAAGCGCTTCATTGAGGAGCGCTTGCTCATGTACTCCTTCGTCAACGACAA gTTCATGCCCCCCGATGACCCCCTGGGCCGGCACGGCCCAAGCCTGGACAACTTCCTGCGTAAGAAGCCGCTGACAGCCGAGCACAGGAAGCAGCCGTGCCCCTACG GGAGGAAGTGCACCTACGGGATCAAGTGCCGGTTCTTCCACCCCGAGCGGCCCAGCCGCCCCCAGCGCTCAGTGGCTGACGAGCTCCGTGCCAATGCCCTCCTGTCGCCCCCGCGGGCCCCGGGCAAGGACAAAAGCGGCCGGCGGCCTGCACCCTCCTCACAGCCCGGCTCCGTGCCCACAGAGCCTGAGCCATGTGGCCTTGACGGGACGCTGGGAGCACAGGCAACCCCGGGGCCGCAGCGAGAGGGTCCCCCGGCGCCCTTGGGCCCCGCGGGCAGGAGCGTCCCACCTGGCGGGGGTGGCCCGGGTGGGCGCACAGACTGGTTCCCACAGACGCTCGACTCCGTCTCATACACGTCCCAGGAGTGTCTGGACTCGGGCATCGGCTCCCTGGAGAGCCAGATGTCGGAACTGTGGGGCGTCCGCGGCGGAGGCCCTGCTGAGCCGGGCCCAGCCTGCGGCCCTTACGCGGGTTACAGCCCCTACAGGGCAGAGCTCCCGGCCCCTCGGGGGGCTTTCTCGGCCTTCGGAGGGCCCGTGGGTGGCGGCCACTTCAGCGTCCCCGCGGACTATGCGCCCCCGCCGGCTACCTTCCCGGCCCGGGAGTACTGGTCGGAGCCCTAcccgctgcccccacccacccctgtccTGCCTGAGCCCCCGGGGCCAGCCGAGGGGGGCCCGTGGGGGGCGCCGGGCAGCCTGGCCAAGGAGCGAGCCAGCGTGTACACCAAGCTGTGCGGGGTCTTCCCCCCACACCTGGTAGAGGCCGTGATGGGGCGCTTCCCGCGGCTGCTGGACCCACAGCGGCTGGCGGCGGAGATCCTCTCTTACcagccccagcaccccagccagTGA